A window from Primulina eburnea isolate SZY01 chromosome 2, ASM2296580v1, whole genome shotgun sequence encodes these proteins:
- the LOC140822820 gene encoding probable boron transporter 2 yields MEETFVPLRGIKNDLKGRLLCYKQDWIGGLRAGIRILAPTTYIFFASAIPVISFGEQLERNTDGTLTAVQTLASTSLCGVIHSVFGGQPLLILGVAEPTVLMYTFMFNFAKDRKDLGQKLFLAWTGWVCVWTALLLFLLAILGACSLINRFTRVAGELFGLLIAMLFMQQAIRGAVEEFGIPQRENANETALSQSWRFGNGMFALVLTFGLLLTALRSRKARSWRYGAGWLRGFIADYGVPLMVLVWTGVSYIPVNDVPRGIPRRLVSPNPWSAGAYSNWTVIKDMMNVPLLYIIGAFIPATMIAVLYYFDHSVASQLSQQKEFNLKKPSSYHYDLLLLGFLVILCGLIGIPPSNGVIPQSPMHTKSLATLKHQLLRNKLSSTARESIKKNANLSQLYQSMKEAYNEMQTPLVFQTPPALGLRELKDSTIQQASTSGYMDAPVDESVFDVDKDIDDLLPMEVKEQRLSNLLQSLLSGACVAAMPLLKKIPTSVLWGYFAFMAIESLPGNQFWERILLLFTAPSRRYKVLEEYHATFVETVPFKTIAIFTLFQTVYLLLCFGLTWIPIAGVLFPLLIMLLVPVRQYVLPKFFKGAHLTDLDAAEYEEAPAITYNISFEDQGTHGRSPNIDSAEVLDEIITRSRGEIRHAHSPKITSSTLSPHEEMRSVYSPRLSQMASPRLTEVRTERSTRSSGKGFEIKQTPSPRPSPLGKSSHSSSSSMT; encoded by the exons ATGGAGGAAACGTTTGTTCCATTACGAGGAATAAAAAATGATCTTAAAGGAAGGCTTCTCTGCTATAAACAAGATTGGATTGGTGGATTGCGTGCCGGTATCAG GATTTTGGCTCCAACAACATATATATTCTTTGCATCAGCAATTCCAGTTATATCTTTTGGGGAGCAACTAGAAAGAAACACCG ATGGAACCTTGACTGCAGTGCAAACACTTGCATCAACATCACTTTGTGGTGTGATTCACTCAGTTTTTGGAGGACAACCACTGCTTATACTGGGCGTAGCTGAGCCAACAGTTTTAATGTACACTTTCATGTTCAATTTCGCCAAAGATCGCAAAGATTTGGGGCAGAAGCTTTTTTTAGCTTGGACGGGATG GGTCTGCGTGTGGACAGCACTTTTGCTTTTCTTGCTGGCCATCTTGGGGGCATGCTCACTGATCAATCGATTTACTCGAGTGGCTGGTGAATTATTTGGCCTCTTAATTGCGATGCTTTTCATGCAGCAGGCGATTCGT GGAGCTGTGGAAGAATTTGGAATTCCTCAAAGAGAAAATGCAAACGAAACTGCACTGTCACAATCCTGGCGCTTCGGAAATGGAATGTTTGCACTGGTTCTGACATTTGGCCTTCTTCTTACTGCGTTGAGGAGCCGTAAAGCTAGGTCCTGGCGGTATGGAGCAG GATGGCTGCGAGGATTTATTGCAGACTATGGTGTCCCGCTGATGGTGCTTGTGTGGACTGGTGTATCATATATACCAGTTAATGATGTTCCAAGAGGAATACCACGTCGACTTGTTAGCCCAAATCCATGGTCTGCAGGTGCCTACTCAAATTGGACAGTCATAAAG GATATGATGAATGTTCCTCTACTTTATATTATCGGAGCATTTATTCCAGCCACAATGATCGCTGTACTTTACTACTTCGATCATAGTGTTGCATCTCAGCTTTCCCAACAAAAAGAGTTCAATCTAAAGAAGCCTTCCTCTTATCACTATGATCTTCTGCTATTGGGATTTTTG GTCATATTGTGTGGTCTTATTGGCATTCCTCCCTCCAATGGCGTTATTCCACAATCCCCAATGCATACCAAAAGTTTGGCCACTCTGAAGCATCAG CTTTTGCGGAACAAGCTGTCTTCAACAGCTAGAGAAAGCAttaaaaaaaatgcaaatttGTCCCAGCTGTATCAGAGCATGAAAGAAGCTTACAATGAAATGCAAACACCTCTTGTTTTTCAAACTCCACCTGCTCTG GGACTGAGAGAGTTGAAAGATTCAACAATCCAACAAGCTTCAACAAGTGGTTACATGGATGCCCCTGTAGATGAGTCGGTTTTCGACGTGGATAAGGATATTGATGATCTTTTACCCATGGAAGTTAAAGAACAACGCCTAAGCAATCTACTTCAATCATTGTTATCTGGAGCATGTGTTGCTGCCATGCCCCTTTTAAAAAAGATTCCAACTTCAGTCCTTTGGGGTTACTTCGCCTTCATGGCTATCGAAAGTTTGCCTGGAAATCAATTTTGGGAGAGAATATTACTGCTCTTTACTGCTCCTAGTCGACGATACAA AGTGTTGGAAGAGTATCATGCAACCTTCGTGGAGACAGTACCGTTTAAAACAATAGCCATTTTCACCTTGTTTCAGACGGTGTACTTGCTTCTTTGCTTTGGATTAACTTGGATCCCAATTGCTGGTGTCCTTTTCCCCCTGTTGATTATGCTTCTTGTCCCCGTACGACAGTATGTACTTCCCAAGTTTTTCAAAGGAGCTCATTTAACAGATTTAGATGCTGCAGAGTATGAAGAAGCCCCTGCCATAACTTATAATATATCCTTTGAA GATCAAGGCACACATGGACGATCCCCAAATATTGATAGTGCTGAGGTATTAGATGAAATTATCACAAGAAGTCGTGGTGAGATACGGCATGCTCATAGCCCGAAAATAACGAGTTCCACCCTATCACCCCATGAGGAGATGAGATCCGTTTACAGCCCACGTTTATCTCAGATGGCTTCGCCTCGGCTGACTGAAGTAAGAACCGAAAGAAGTACAAGATCAAGTGGAAAAGGATTCGAAATAAAGCAGACTCCAAGTCCACGTCCATCCCCACTCGGTAAAAGCAGTCACAGTTCATCTTCGTCTATGACCTGA